The following are encoded in a window of Risungbinella massiliensis genomic DNA:
- a CDS encoding response regulator transcription factor — MFTILLVEDDQNINRLLQSHLQKYGFQVREVTNFEQVLQTFHRVKPDLVLLDVNLPMYDGFYWCRQIRSSSNCPILFLSARDGMMDQVLALENGADDYITKPFHYEIVIAKIRSQLRRAYGSYAGERTIELQGLFLYPERLQITLGDKKIELTRKESQLLEMLMERPMRVVSRDRLLEKLWDDQVFIEENTLNVHIARVRKKLQEIGILEAIETVRGTGYRMKVTWEDPI, encoded by the coding sequence ATTTTTACTATTCTATTAGTAGAAGATGACCAAAATATAAACCGCTTACTTCAATCCCACCTCCAAAAGTATGGTTTTCAAGTGAGGGAGGTAACTAATTTTGAACAAGTACTTCAAACATTTCATAGAGTAAAACCTGATCTGGTATTGCTAGATGTTAACTTGCCAATGTATGACGGATTTTACTGGTGTCGTCAAATTCGCTCTTCTTCTAATTGCCCGATCCTGTTTCTCTCTGCTAGGGATGGCATGATGGATCAGGTTCTCGCATTGGAAAACGGGGCTGACGACTATATTACGAAGCCTTTTCATTATGAAATTGTAATTGCCAAGATTCGAAGCCAGTTAAGAAGAGCATATGGAAGCTATGCCGGTGAGCGTACGATTGAGCTACAAGGGCTTTTTCTTTATCCAGAACGGTTGCAGATCACGCTTGGTGACAAGAAAATAGAGCTAACTAGAAAAGAGAGTCAGCTGTTGGAGATGTTGATGGAACGACCTATGCGAGTAGTAAGTCGAGATCGTCTATTGGAAAAGTTGTGGGACGATCAAGTGTTTATTGAGGAAAACACGCTAAATGTACATATTGCACGAGTACGAAAAAAACTACAGGAGATCGGGATTTTGGAGGCGATTGAAACAGTGAGGGGTACAGGTTATCGAATGAAAGTTACGTGGGAAGATCCAATATGA